The Buchnera aphidicola (Cavariella theobaldi) DNA window TTCAAGAATAGGTAGAGAAATATTTTTTGTCAATAACCGATATATTTTATGTAAATGTTCAATGAGTATTTTATTGTGAATATTAAATTTCATAAGGTTATATTGATAGTTTTTTAGTTAAGTTAAAAAAATCTTCTTTAATATTATTATTTTTTTCGAACAATTTTTTAATTTTTCGATAAGCATATAATACTGTGGTATGATCTCTGCCATTAAAAGCATGTCCAATCTCAGATAAACTATGATTAGTTAATTCTTTAGATAAAGCCATAGCCATTTGTCTTGGGCGAGCTACAGAACGCGATCTTTTTTTAGACAGTAAATCTGAAATTTTAATTTTGTAATATTCTGCTACTTTTTTTTGAATATTCTCGATACTAATCAGTTTTTCTTGTAATTCTAAAATATCTTGCAGTGCTTCATTTACTAAATCTATTGTAATATTACGATGAGTAAAATTAGCAGTAATAATAATCCTATTTAAAGCACCTTCTAATTCTCGCACATTCGATGTTAACTTTTTTGCAATAAAAAAAGCTATATCATAAGACAAGAAAATATTTTTTTCATCTGATTTTTTCATTAAAATAGCAACTCGAGTTTCAAGATCCGGTGGATTTATACATACTGTCAGACCCCATCCAAAACGTGATTTTAAACGATCTTCAATGCCATTAATTTCTTTAGGGTATTGATCTGATGTTAAAATAATTTGTTGATTTCCATCGAGAAGAGTATTAAATGTATGAAAAAATTCTTCTTGTGAACGCTTTTTATTAGCAAAAAATTGAATATCATCAATTAATAGAACATCAACAGAACGATAGTACAATTTAAATTTTTCAATATTATTATTTTGTAAAGCTTTAACCATGTCTTGAACGAAACCTTCAGAATGCATATAAATAATTTTAATATTGTATTTATATGTTAGAATGTTGTTTCCTATAGCATGAAGTAAATGTGTTTTTCCTAAACCTGTTTTACCATAAATAAATAATGGATTATATGAAGTACCAGGATTTTTGGCTACTTGACATGCTGCTGCTCGTGCAAGTTGATTGGACTTTCCTTCAATAAAATTATCAAAATTATTTTTTTTGTTAATATTCGAATGATAAGATGATTTTTGTAAAATTGGTATCTTATCTTCAATAGGTTTGATATCATCATTTGGATAAAAATAAGAAATTTTTTTCTTTTCTATAGAATTTTTATATATTTTAAATTTAATAGACAGAATATAAGAGCCATATAATCCTTGCAATATCGCTTGAAATTTAGATAAATATTTATCTTTGACCCATTCTAATACAAATTTATTTGGAGCGTATATTTCTAAAATGTTATCTTTTAGTTCGGCTTTCAGAGAACGTATCCACATGCTAAATTCTGTAGTAGGTAGCTCATCTTGTAACCGGTCAAGACATTGTTTCCAAAGAAAAAATGACACGGCAGACTCCAAGCGAACAAAAATAAATAAATAGCTGTAATTTAATAAATTATTATTTTTATATATTTTATATACATATGATATTTTTACATGAATCGTTATACACCTGAATACAGGTGAGTATAACGACAAGATGCAGTACATTTATATTTTATGCATTTATAAGAAGTGATTTTTTATTTTTTATTATGATTTAGAATCAATAATATTGATATCATACCAGAATAAAAATATGAAAAATATTTTTTTTGAACTAGTTAATCTTTTAAGAAATATAAATGAGTTTTTTATATATTCTAGTTTAAATACAGTTAATCAATCGCATCGTCAAGAATAATTATTCTTAAAATAATTAATCTTACAATTGCATATTTTAAAATATGATAGGTAAATATTACTATGAAAAGAACCTTTCAACCATCAATATTAAAACGTAATCGTTCTCATGGATTTAGAGCTCGTATGGCAACAAAAAATGGTCGTTATATTTTATCACGTAGACGTGCAAAATTAAGAGCACGTTTAACGGTTTCTAGTAAATAGCAGGGCTAAATATAGTGTTAAATTATTTTTTTAGTAAACAATTACGTTTATTAAATTCTACAGAATTTAAATATGTTTTTGAAAAACCTTTTAAAAAAAATACTTTTGCAATGTGTATTCTTGGACGAGATAATTTATTAGGATATCCTAGATTAGGAATTAGTATTACGCGTAAAAATATAAAATATGCTTATCAACGTAATTTAATTAAACGATTAATTCGTGAAACATTTCGGTTATTACAAAATAAATTAATTTCGATGGATTTTGTTGTCATAGCAAAAAAAAATATAATTTATTTAAATAATCAAAGTATACTTAACACATTAGGAAATTTATGGTCATATTATTATCGATAATATTATCTTTTTACCATTTTATAACGCGAATTTATAAATATAGTATGCGTTATTATTTTTTATTATTTTCTTTTTTTTGTCCTATTTTTTTTGCATATTTAATATTTTTTTTGTATAAAAATATTTTTTACGGAAATATTATATGTGTTTTAATGTTTGTTTATACTTATTATATTTTTTATGTAGATAAATTAAATTGCATATCAACAAAAATTCAAGAAAAAAGCGAATGTTAATTATGGCACGTCAACGCAATTTTTTTATTTTTGCTTTTTTATTTGTTTCTTTCTTGCTATGGCAAGCATGGCAGAATCAATTTGTTTTACATCATCGCAAAAATATACCAGAAAATCATATATTTCATAATATTCATAAAAATCAGCAAAAAGATTACATTTTTGTAAAAAATGATGTAATAAGTTTAAACATTAATTTATATGGAGGTGATATAGAAGAAGCTAGTTTATTAAAATATAAAGAAAATTTGCACTCTTTAAAACCTTTTAAACTATTAGAGACGAATTCTAATTTTATTTATCATGCGCAGAGTGGTTTATCTGGAAAAAATGGATTAGACGATGTAAATATCCATCATAGACCACATTATTCTGCTACTCAGAAATTTTTTTTATTAAAAAAAAATGATACAAAACTATCTATTCCTATTACCTATGTTAATCCACAAGGTATTATTTATGTAAAAAGATTTGTTCTTAAAGCAGGAGAGTACGATATTCAAGTTGAACATGACATATATAATTCTACTGATAAAAATTTAGAGTTAAAGATGTTTGGACAGCTAAAACAAACTATGCAATTGCCAAAAATTAAAGACACTAATGCTAATCATTTTGGACTGCAAACATTTCGTGGAGCTGCTTATTCAAGCATTGATGAAAAATATAAAAAATATAAATTCGATAATATCGTTAAACATGAGAATTTATATATTAAAACTCAAAACGGTTGGATTGCAATGTTACAACAATATTTTTCTACCGCGTGGATTCCTCACGGTGCAAGTCAAAATTCTTTCTATACTTCTTATTTAGATCATAGTGACGTTGCTATTGGTTATCAATCGTCTTCTATCCACGTTTTACCTCATTCTAAAAAAACGATATCGTCTACGTTGTGGATTGGTCCTGAAATTCAAAATAAAATGGCTGCGGTATCACCTTATTTAGATTTAACCATAGATTATGGTTGGCTTTGGTTTTTATCTCAACCTTTATTTAATTTATTAAGTTTTTTATATAAAATTATAGGGAATTGGGGTTTTTCTATTATTATAATTACTTTCATTGTAAGAGCATTAACATATCCTTTAACAAAAGCACAGTATTTATCTGTGTCAAAAATGCGCTTTTTACAACCAAAAATTAATTTATTAAAAGAAAGATTTGGTAACGATAAAAAACGTATGAGTCAAGAGATTATGTTATTATATAAAAAAGAAAATATTAACCCTTTCAGTGGTTTTTTGCCTGTATTTATTCAAATGCCTATCTTTCTTTCTCTTTATTATATGCTTATGAGTGCTGTAGAATTACGTCATGCTAATTTTATTTTTTGGATAAAAGATTTATCCAGTCAAGATCCATATTATATATTACCGATATTAATGGGTTTAACTATGTTTGTTATTCATAGGATGTCTTCTAACAATATTTCTGATCCTGTTCACAATAAGATTATGAATCTTATGCCTATTATATTTACTATTTTTTTCTTGTGGTTTCCTTCTGGTTTGGTTTTATACTATATGATTAGTAATATAGTAACTATTATACAACAAAGATTTATTTTTTCTAAATTAGATAAAAAAAATATTAAATAGTATCTTAGTATATTTTAAAAGAAGAAAATTTTATGAAAAACAATGATACTATAATTGCACCAGTCACTAGTCCCGGGAAAAGTGCTGTAGGTATATTAAGAATATCTGGCATGAAAGCATCTGAAGTAGCTATAAAGGTGTTAGGTCAGATACCCCCTTCTAGATTTGCGACTTATTTAGATTTTTTAGATCAGAATAAAACAATATTAGATAAAGGTATTGCTGTATGGTTTCCTGCTCCTCGTTCTTTTACTGGTGAAGATGTTTTAGAATTACAAGGACATGGTAGTCCAGTTATAATAGATTTATTGATGAAACGCATTTTACTTATAGATAATGTTAGATTGGCAAAACCAGGTGAGTTTTCTGAGCGTGCATTTTTAAATGGAAAAATTGATTTAGTTCAGGCAGAATCTATAGATGATTTAATTAATGCTGAAACAGAATCATCTATTCGTTCCTCTTTAAATTCTTTACAGGGTTTTTTTTCTATTCATATTCATGAATTAATAGAAATTTTAATTGATTTACGTACGAATATAGAGGCCAGTATAGATTTTGTAGAAGAAGATATTGATATAAATATCCAGGAGATAATATTATCAAAAATTCAGTTTTTAGATAAAAAATTTCAAAATATTCATAGATTAGCTATAGAGGGAAGTATTCTTAAAGAAGGAAAAAAAATTGTTATTGCTGGTTTACCTAATTCTGGTAAATCTAGTTTATTAAATGCTTTATCTGGTCGTAATAGGGCGATTGTTACTAATATTCCAGGAACTACACGTGATATTCTGTATGAACATGTTAATATTAATGGTGTTGTTTTACAAATAATTGATACTGCTGGTTTACGCGATTCAATAGATGAAGTTGAGAACCTTGGTATTATTCGGGCTTGGACAGCGATTAAAGAATCTGATCATATATTATTTGTTATTGATAATACTATAGATAAAATAAAACAAGAAAAAATATGTTATGATTTTATTAAACATTTACACGACAAGAAAAATATTACTTTTATTTTAAATAAAAATGATTTAGTTAAAGAGAAATATAACATTAAAAAAATAAAAGATTTCTTTTTTATTACTCTTTCGGCTTATACGGGTGAAGGTATAGATATATTACGTTGCCATTTAATTGAAATGGAAAAAAATAAGAGTCATGAAAGTATTTTTATTGCTCGTCGACGTCATCTTCAACAATTAAATCTTTCTTATTCTGAATTTAAAAAAGCTAAAAAAAATTGGATAGAAAATAAAAATATTGAATTTTTAGCGGAGTCTTTAAATATTATTAATCGATTGTTAGGTGAAATTACAGGTCAATTCACTTCTGATGATCTATTGAAAAAAATTTTTTCTGATTTTTGTATTGGGAAATAATATTGATAATATTTTATTGAATATGCCCGGAGGCGGAATTGAACCACCGACACGGGGATTTTCAGTCCCCTGCTCTACCGACTGAGCTATCCGGGCAATTTTTATATTAGATCATCAAAGACAAAACATTGTCAATATTTTTTTTATGCAATACAGCTGTATAATATATTTTTTATAAAAAATTTTTATATTATTTTTTTAAAATGGTATAAAAATAAATAAAAAATATTTTTGCCCTTGAAAGTTTTAATAATAATCCCTATATGTAAAAGTAAGAGATTAAAGTAATAAAAACATTTTAAATGATAAAACAAGATTATTCATAGGAGTGTTATTAGTATGAAAATTCGTCCATTGCATGATCGTGTACTTGTTAAGCGTCAAGAAGTTGAATTAAAATCTGCAGGTGGAATTGTATTAACAGGTTCTGCTGCGGGAAAATCTACTCGCGGCACTGTCACTGCGGTTGGGAACGGTCGTATATTAGACAATGGAGATGTAAAAGCATTAGATGTAAAAGTAGGAGATGTTGTTATTTTTAATGAAGGTTATGGTGCAAAAACAGAAAAAATTGATAATGAAGAGTTATTAATTTTAACTGAAAGTGACATTTTAGCAATTGTTGAATAGTACACTATATCTATATACTATATCTATTAAAAATATAAATATATTTAAGGAAATATCAAATGGCTGCTAAAGATGTAAAATTTGGTAATGAAGCACGTATTAAAATGCTTCGCGGAGTCAATGTATTGGCCGATGCAGTAAAAGTAACTTTAGGTCCTAAAGGTAGAAATGTTGTTTTAGATAAATCCTTTGGTGCACCAAGTATTACTAAAGACGGTGTTTCAGTAGCTCGTGAAATTGAATTAGAAGATAAATTCGAAAACATGGGTGCACAAATGGTAAAAGAAGTTGCATCAAAAGCAAATGATGCCGCAGGAGACGGAACTACAACTGCGACTTTATTAGCACAATCAATTGTTAATGAAGGCTTGAAAGCGGTAGCTGCCGGAATGAATCCTATGGATTTAAAACGAGGGATTGATAAAGCTGTCATCAGTGCTGTAGAAGAATTAAAAAATTTATCTGTTCCATGTTCTGATTCTAAAGCTATTACACAAGTAGGAACTATTTCTGCAAATGCTGATGAAAAAGTTGGTGCTTTAATTGCAGAAGCTATGGAAAAAGTAGGAAATGATGGAGTGATTACAGTAGAAGAAGGAACTGGTCTACAAGATGAGTTAGAAGTAGTAAAAGGCATGCAATTTGATAGAGGATACTTGTCTCCATATTTTATTAATAAATCAGATACAGGTATTGTAGAATTAGAAAACCCATATATTTTAATGGCTGATAAGAAAATTTCTAATATTCGTGAAATGTTACCGATATTAGAATCTGTTGCAAAATCAGGAAAACCATTATTAATTATTGCAGAAGATTTAGAGGGAGAAGCATTAGCTACTTTAGTCGTCAATTCTATGAGAGGAATTGTAAAAGTAGCAGCCGTTAAAGCTCCTGGTTTTGGTGATCGCCGTAAAGCTATGTTACAAGATATTTCTATTCTTACTGGTGGAACAGTGATATCTGAAGAATTAGCTATGGAATTAGAAAAATCTACTTTAGAAGATTTAGGTCAAGCTAAACGAGTAGTGATTAGTAAAGATACCACAACTATTATTGGTGGTATAGGTGATAAACGTACTATTCAAGCGCGCATTAATCAAATTCGTCAAGAAATTCAAGAAGCTTCTTCTGATTATGACAAAGAAAAATTAAATGAACGTCTAGCTAAATTAGCAGGTGGAGTAGCGGTTCTAAAAGTTGGTGCCGCAACAGAAGTAGAAATGAAAGAAAAAAAAGCTCGTGTTGAAGATGCGTTGCATGCAACTCGTGCTGCTGTAGAAGAAGGTGTAGTAGCTGGAGGGGGAGTGGCGTTAGTGAGAGTAGCTGGAAAATTATCTAATTTACGTGGTCAAAACGAAGATCAAAACGTAGGTATTCGTGTTGCTTTACGCGCTATGGAAGCTCCTTTGCGTCAAATCGTTTCTAATTCAGGTGAAGAACCTTCTGTTGTAACAAATAATGTTAAAGATGGAAAAGGTAACTACGGTTATAATGCAGCTACTGATGAGTACGGTGATATGATCGATTTTGGTATCTTAGATCCTACTAAAGTAACACGTTCTGCTTTACAATATGCAGGTTCAGTTGCTGGATTAATGATTACTACAGAATGTATGGTAACTGATTTACCTAAAGAAGATAAATCATCTGATTTAGGATCTTCTCCTGCAGGAGGAATGGGTGGTATGGGCGGAATGATGTAATTTATATTTGAAATTACGTTTTTACCATTTTCATTGTAATGTGCTTTTATAAAATTTACTTCCTCAGACTAGTTAGTCTGAGGAAATTTTTTCTATTCATTTTTTATTATATTTTTAAAATGGTATTTTAAAAAATTTTACATAGCTATTAAGGATAGTATGAAATTATGTCATAGTAACAATTTTCGTTCGGGTTTAAAAATTATTTTTGAAAATGAGCCATATTTGATAGAATCTAGTGAATTTGTTAAACCTGGGAAAGGTCAAGCTTTTGTTCGAGTTAAATTAAGAAAATTACTTACAAGACAGTTAATAGAAAAAACTTTTAAATCGACGGATACTTTAGAAATAGCTGATGTTTTGGAACATACTGCATCGTATTTATACAATGATAAAAATTTTTGGTATTTTTTTAAAAAAAACACTTTTGAAGAAATATGCATAGAAAAAAGTATTGTCGGCATACATAAGAAATGGTTACTAGAGCAGGACACATGTGTTGTGATTTTTTGGAATGATCAACCCATTTCTGTGATACCAAATAAATTTGTAAATATTAAAGTGATAGATACATCAGTTGCATTAAAAGGAAGTACTGTCAATGCAAGTACGAAATTAGCCATATTAAGTACAAGTGCGGTTATTAAAGTACCTCTTTTTATTAAAATTGGATCCTTAATTAAAGTGGATACTCGTTCTGGTGAATATGTATCACGTATTAAAGAATAAAATATGTTTTTAATATTCATTGCCTCTAATATATTGACGATAGCTATCCCATTCAAATGTTAACCACAAACTGTTACCTAATCGCATTCTATCAATTACTCTTTCGCCTAATAGACATTTCATACCTTTATGATCTAAGTTTGATAACATGCCTGTAGAACGCTTTGATGATGAGCGTCGGTCAACGATTTGATTAATAATTACTTTTTCATAACGTGATTCAGTTTGCATACCGATTTCATCAATCATTAACAAATCTACACTACTTAAATCATGTAATAAATTTTCTTCAGTAGTATTACTAGTTCCACTAAAAGTACCTTTCATATGAGACATTAAGTCTGCTACAGTCACAATAAGTATACTTTTCCCATGCAGAATTAAATAATTACCAATGGCAGATGCTAAATGATTTTTTCCTGTCCCAGGCCTTCCTGAAAAAATAAAACTAGCGATATTTTTATTAAAATTTTTTGCATAACGTTTTGATGCTTCTAATACTTTTCGTTGCCCTTCATTTTCAATTTTATAATTATCAAAAGAGCAATTCATATATAATTCCCTAATACCAGATCGACCTAGAATACGTTGCATTTTCATAGCTTTATTCGCACGAAGTATAGATTCTGAAGATATTCTACCTTGTTCTTGATTCCAAGATAGTAGCTCTTCATCATTATTAAATTTAGGTTTAATATTATTAGGCATCATTTTTTTTAGACGCTTAAAAAATTCACTATAAAATGTCATTATTCACCTCTAAATCCATTTGGAGTTTTTTTATCAGGAATAGGTATATCTGTAATATTTCTTATATTTTTTTTTTCATAATGCAAAGATCGACTTTTTTGTAAACTTCTAGCAAGTTTTTGTTGCCATTGTATATGATGAAAAAAACAGCCTTCCGCTTTCCAATAGGATATAAAACAGGCTAATTCACATTTTGATACTTGTCCGATAAGATTAATACCCCATAGTGCTGATTGATGAAGAAAATCTTGATCAGGCTTCCATTTTGTGTGCATAGAAAATTTTTGTATGTATTTTTTTTTTTCTTCTTGTGGATTATCATTATTTAAATAGTATTTAATATCAAAAAATTCTTTGAAAAAATCGGGAGTAATTACATAAAATACTGGAGTATTTTTTTTTAATACTGCAAAAAGATCATGTTCTTTTTTTTCTAATATTTTGATGGGATTTTTACAAAATAAATCAATATTAATACTTTTAGAGATAGATATTTTCATGAAATTATTTAACCTTTTATTTTACAGTTTTTATATTTTGTTATTTAAAGTATAAAGATAATATTCGATTTGAGATGTATGTTTTTTTTTATATAAAACCCAATTCTCTGGTATTTTTAAAATTTTTTTTTTATTTTTTTCTATATAAATCATAGAATTTTTTTTTAACCATTTGTTTTTATTTAATAATATAAGTGTTTCATTGATTAATTCTATTGAGTACGGCGGATCGATAAATATTATATCATATGGTGTTCCATTTTTTTTAAGCCAATGTATTGCATTGGTGTGTATTACATTTAAATTATTTATTTTTAGTTTTTTTATATTGTTTTTTAATATTATTGCCGTATTTTTATCGATTTCTAATGATGTTACATGTGTGGCATTTCTAGATATAGATTCTATTCCTAATACACCGCTACCAGCAAAACAATCCAGACAAATAGCATTTTGAACCGTTTTAGAAAGCCAATTAAATAATGTTTCACGTATACGATTCGTAGTTGGGCGTAAATATAGATTGTCTTTAAAATATATTTTTTTCCCTTTAAATTTTCCTGCAATAATAGAAACATAATTGTTTTTTTTTATAAAATTATTATTCATATTTTAGATATTTGTGGTTAGTGATATAATTTATTTTATTATTAATATATGTATAAACAAATGTTTTATTTTTTATATTTTTAAATTATCTTTAATGAAAGTAAACGTTTGACTAATTGATCAAATATAGGGTATTTCATGAGTAATGATAAAAAAAATAGTTTTTTTTCCTGGCTAACTAATAAAATTAGCAATAATAAAATTTCTACTAAAAAAGTTTTGAAAACAGATAAAGAATACAAAGAAGGTAATTGTTTAAATAAAAAATCTATTCCTAATATATTAGCGCAAGAAAAAAATATACAAAAAAAATTTCTTAAGACATCTACATCTTTAAAAACTAATAATGATGATAAAATTATAGATATTGATATTATTCAGGACATAAAAAAGAATACTCAAGATAATATCACTAAGCGAAACAATATTTTTTTAAAATTAAAAAATACTTTAAGAAAAACACAAAAAATTTTTAGCGAAGGAATAAGTAATATTTTTACTTCTAAAAAAATGGATAAACTTTTATTTAAAACTTTAGAAGAAAAAATGTTATTAGCTGACATTGGTATTGATACTACTGATTATATTATTAATACTTTGATAACAGAAAGCAGCCGAAAAGATTTACAAAATTCTGAACAAGTCTATTATTTTCTACAAAAAAAAATGTATTATATTTTGAAAAAAGTAGATGTACCATTAAAAATAAATAATCATATTCCTTTTATAATTTTAGTAGTAGGAGTAAATGGAGTCGGAAAAACTACAACAGCAGTAAAGTTAGCGAAAAAATATAAATCTGAAAACAAATCAGTGATGTTAGTTGCGGCGGATACCTTTCGAGCAGCAGGTGTCGAACAGCTAAAACAGTTAGGAGAAATAAATAACATTCCGGTTATATCACATCAATCTGGCACTGATTCATCAGCAGTGATATTTGATGCGGTACAAGCAGCAATATCAAGAAATATAGATATATTGATTATTGATACAGCTGGTCGTTTACATAATAAGTTATATTTAATGGAAGAACTTAAAAAAAATATCAGAGTAATAAAAAAAATTAATTCATCCGCTCCTCATGAAATTATGTTAGTAATTGATGCATCCAATGGACAAAATACACTTAAACAAACGGAAAACTTTCATAATGCATTAAATATTACTGGTATTGTAATTACTAAACTTGATGGCACCGCTAAAGGTGGAGTATTATTTTCTATTGCCCATCGTTTTTCTATTCCTATTCGTTATATAGGTATTGGTGAAAATATTACAGATCTAGAAGTATTTAATAGTAAAAATTTTATCAAAATAATATTTGATCAAAAATAACATTATCATTATATGATCAGTAGACATAAATTATTTTTTATTTTTAAATTAAAACATTTACAAATCTGTATATAGAAAATTTTTGATTTTATTTTTTAATTACAGTATAATAATTTTATCCCACATATTCATGATTCCATAAAAATATAATTATTTAATGCGGGAATAACAATGATTAACAAAGTACAGATTTTATCTGTGACTCCACTTGGTAATTTAGATGCTTATATTAGATTAGCTAATTTATGGCCAATGCTATCATATGATGAAGAAAAAGCACTTACTAAACGTTTACGTTATAATACCGATTTAGATGCCGCAAAAATTTTAATTTTATCTCATCTCCGTTTTGTTATTCATATCTCTCGTCATTATTCAGGATATGGATTACTTCAAGCTGATCTTATACAAGAAGGTAATATAGGTTTAATGAAAGCTGTTCGTCGGTTTAATCCGGAAATAGGAGTTCGTCTTGTTTCATTTGCAGTTCATTGGATTAAATCGGAAATACATGAGTATGTTTTGCGTAATTGGCGTATTGTAAAAGTAGCAACTACTAAATCACAAAGAAAATTATTTTTTAATTTACGTAAAACAAAAAAAAGATTAGGATGGTTTAATCAAGAAGAAATAGAAATTGTTGCTCGTGAATTAGGTGTTAGTAGTCAAGATGTCAAAGAAATGGAATGTCGAATGTCAGCTCAAGATGTAGCATTTAATCCAGTGCCAGAAGAAGATTATATAGATGGCAAATATCATGGAATTATTCCACATTTACAAGATAAAACATCTAATTTTGCTTATGGAGTGGAACAAGATAACTGGGAAGAGTATGCTGCCGCTAAATTAAGTAATGCTTTGTTAGGTCTGGATGAACGTAGTCGATATATTATTTATGCGCGTTGGTTAGATGAAAATAAAAAAAATACTTTACAGGCTATTGCTAATAATTACGGTATTTCTGCAGAGAGAGTTCGTCAGTTAGAAAAAAATGCAATGAAAAAATTGAAAATAGCTATAGAAGATTAATGTTGTGTTTATATTTATTCTAGAATAAACAATAATGTATTTGAATACTTTTAATTTAAAAAAATTTTATAATAACAATAAAGATGATTTTATTAAAAATATAGTATTTTTTTATTTATAATATTTTCTGCAATTTTTATTATCATATAAGATATAATTATGTTTCTTAAAAAATTTATATTTTGAGATAATACGTATTTTATATAAGATGATAGTATATTTACT harbors:
- the dnaA gene encoding chromosomal replication initiator protein DnaA; translation: MSFFLWKQCLDRLQDELPTTEFSMWIRSLKAELKDNILEIYAPNKFVLEWVKDKYLSKFQAILQGLYGSYILSIKFKIYKNSIEKKKISYFYPNDDIKPIEDKIPILQKSSYHSNINKKNNFDNFIEGKSNQLARAAACQVAKNPGTSYNPLFIYGKTGLGKTHLLHAIGNNILTYKYNIKIIYMHSEGFVQDMVKALQNNNIEKFKLYYRSVDVLLIDDIQFFANKKRSQEEFFHTFNTLLDGNQQIILTSDQYPKEINGIEDRLKSRFGWGLTVCINPPDLETRVAILMKKSDEKNIFLSYDIAFFIAKKLTSNVRELEGALNRIIITANFTHRNITIDLVNEALQDILELQEKLISIENIQKKVAEYYKIKISDLLSKKRSRSVARPRQMAMALSKELTNHSLSEIGHAFNGRDHTTVLYAYRKIKKLFEKNNNIKEDFFNLTKKLSI
- the rpmH gene encoding 50S ribosomal protein L34, whose translation is MKRTFQPSILKRNRSHGFRARMATKNGRYILSRRRAKLRARLTVSSK
- the rnpA gene encoding ribonuclease P protein component; translation: MLNYFFSKQLRLLNSTEFKYVFEKPFKKNTFAMCILGRDNLLGYPRLGISITRKNIKYAYQRNLIKRLIRETFRLLQNKLISMDFVVIAKKNIIYLNNQSILNTLGNLWSYYYR
- the yidC gene encoding membrane protein insertase YidC gives rise to the protein MARQRNFFIFAFLFVSFLLWQAWQNQFVLHHRKNIPENHIFHNIHKNQQKDYIFVKNDVISLNINLYGGDIEEASLLKYKENLHSLKPFKLLETNSNFIYHAQSGLSGKNGLDDVNIHHRPHYSATQKFFLLKKNDTKLSIPITYVNPQGIIYVKRFVLKAGEYDIQVEHDIYNSTDKNLELKMFGQLKQTMQLPKIKDTNANHFGLQTFRGAAYSSIDEKYKKYKFDNIVKHENLYIKTQNGWIAMLQQYFSTAWIPHGASQNSFYTSYLDHSDVAIGYQSSSIHVLPHSKKTISSTLWIGPEIQNKMAAVSPYLDLTIDYGWLWFLSQPLFNLLSFLYKIIGNWGFSIIIITFIVRALTYPLTKAQYLSVSKMRFLQPKINLLKERFGNDKKRMSQEIMLLYKKENINPFSGFLPVFIQMPIFLSLYYMLMSAVELRHANFIFWIKDLSSQDPYYILPILMGLTMFVIHRMSSNNISDPVHNKIMNLMPIIFTIFFLWFPSGLVLYYMISNIVTIIQQRFIFSKLDKKNIK
- the mnmE gene encoding tRNA uridine-5-carboxymethylaminomethyl(34) synthesis GTPase MnmE — protein: MKNNDTIIAPVTSPGKSAVGILRISGMKASEVAIKVLGQIPPSRFATYLDFLDQNKTILDKGIAVWFPAPRSFTGEDVLELQGHGSPVIIDLLMKRILLIDNVRLAKPGEFSERAFLNGKIDLVQAESIDDLINAETESSIRSSLNSLQGFFSIHIHELIEILIDLRTNIEASIDFVEEDIDINIQEIILSKIQFLDKKFQNIHRLAIEGSILKEGKKIVIAGLPNSGKSSLLNALSGRNRAIVTNIPGTTRDILYEHVNINGVVLQIIDTAGLRDSIDEVENLGIIRAWTAIKESDHILFVIDNTIDKIKQEKICYDFIKHLHDKKNITFILNKNDLVKEKYNIKKIKDFFFITLSAYTGEGIDILRCHLIEMEKNKSHESIFIARRRHLQQLNLSYSEFKKAKKNWIENKNIEFLAESLNIINRLLGEITGQFTSDDLLKKIFSDFCIGK
- a CDS encoding co-chaperone GroES, producing MKIRPLHDRVLVKRQEVELKSAGGIVLTGSAAGKSTRGTVTAVGNGRILDNGDVKALDVKVGDVVIFNEGYGAKTEKIDNEELLILTESDILAIVE
- the groL gene encoding chaperonin GroEL (60 kDa chaperone family; promotes refolding of misfolded polypeptides especially under stressful conditions; forms two stacked rings of heptamers to form a barrel-shaped 14mer; ends can be capped by GroES; misfolded proteins enter the barrel where they are refolded when GroES binds), which translates into the protein MAAKDVKFGNEARIKMLRGVNVLADAVKVTLGPKGRNVVLDKSFGAPSITKDGVSVAREIELEDKFENMGAQMVKEVASKANDAAGDGTTTATLLAQSIVNEGLKAVAAGMNPMDLKRGIDKAVISAVEELKNLSVPCSDSKAITQVGTISANADEKVGALIAEAMEKVGNDGVITVEEGTGLQDELEVVKGMQFDRGYLSPYFINKSDTGIVELENPYILMADKKISNIREMLPILESVAKSGKPLLIIAEDLEGEALATLVVNSMRGIVKVAAVKAPGFGDRRKAMLQDISILTGGTVISEELAMELEKSTLEDLGQAKRVVISKDTTTIIGGIGDKRTIQARINQIRQEIQEASSDYDKEKLNERLAKLAGGVAVLKVGAATEVEMKEKKARVEDALHATRAAVEEGVVAGGGVALVRVAGKLSNLRGQNEDQNVGIRVALRAMEAPLRQIVSNSGEEPSVVTNNVKDGKGNYGYNAATDEYGDMIDFGILDPTKVTRSALQYAGSVAGLMITTECMVTDLPKEDKSSDLGSSPAGGMGGMGGMM